From the Argentina anserina chromosome 3, drPotAnse1.1, whole genome shotgun sequence genome, the window GGAAACACCTTACAAGGATCTTTTATTTGAGAGAAATTGAAGTAAGGCAAAGAATCCCCAATATCTGACTCGCAACACTCTCCCGGCCTGGACGTTAGGTGAAGAAAATTATTCTTTGTCAACATTGGGTTCATGCTGAGAAATTTGTTATGGTAATTAACCTTCAACTGTCGTAATGCAAATGTATCAGATGCATAACTGGCCTTCTGAGGTCCAACGTTGCCAAAGGCTTCTTCTATTAAAGCATTACTATCCAAGATTGTTTTTCTAAAATATGATGAACCTTCCTTTAAGGCTCCCATTATCCTTTCATTCACCTGCGAGGCAAAGTCTGTTGGATGTGACTTCAGGCCTTCTTTGTACTCTAAATCCATGACAGACTGTTTCTCAAAATAATCTCTTTCCAGACGGTCCTTATCAGTGAcacaatctgaaaattgatCATCCAATATCTGACTTGTAAGTAAGCACTTATGATGAGAATGCTTACAGGCATCTTTTCTTTCACCAATTCTACTATTCTCATCTAAAAGACATGAATCTGCACATCTATGGGGCTTTTGCAAAGTATCAACTGGAGTACTCATTGAGAAGCTTAAAGCAGATAAATAAGTTTGGTCTTCCCCAAGAGTGTGACTGGGAAACCCAGTCATGTTCTGGTAAATATTTTGTTCTTCAGATAAAGTGGAGCTTGAACACTCAGATGATTCGTAGGCATCTGCATTGTGACGTACACCATCTCTTGAACTTAACTCGTCCGAATCCATATCATCATCCAACCTGATAATTGGAGAAATTTAACCTTTGTTGAAGCCACGATAAAATGCAAAAACTAGATAACTCTTCAGATGttatacctttttttttaaacgcaGATGTTATTATACCGTAAAGTTAAATAACACAATGCATGCAGATGTGCAACACTCGTGCAGCATGAACAGACATGCATGCAAGTGTGCACATGCACAAACAAATACATATGCTGActgatggagagagagagagagagattacaCATTTGACTCCCTGTCATCATCTGTTGAAGGAGCAATAAATCTGTCATCTAATGGTGGGATTAAAACTGCGATGGCTGAACTTCTTCCACTATAATCCAAGAGAGCAGGCACCGACTCTTGTGGAACTACCTACACATTAAAAATCATGCATACCACCAAAAGGAATTAcgaaataaacataaaacaacAGGTGACAAAAACAACTACAGAAACGAAATAGTATGAGATATGATAGACATGAAGCATATGTCTCAAAAAAGGGAAATCTTACAATGATCTGTGACTTGTCTATACTGTTCATGAGCATTCTTGTGACTGGTAGAACATCCGATTGgacccaaaagaaaaaataataataaataaagaacatttcttttcaaaaaacagttctttttttttctttttttgctaATCAAAAATCAGTTCATGTCAACTTAGAGAAAAAATAATGTTTTTACTTAAACCATGCAGACATACATAAGATCCAATTTTTTAATAACTGAAAATAGAGCGTAAGCCTCAGTCATAGGTTGCTGCAAACCACCACCGTATCATTTCAAACATATCAAAGTACCCAAGTCTGGAAATTGTGTTACTTAGTCCTACCGATGACTATGCAAAGTGGCGTGATCATAATTATTGCAACAAGTATCACTTACGtgtcaaaatatgaacaagaTGGCAAGTGATAATCTTAGTAAttcagaagaaagaaatcaagGGAACTATGAAAGGTAGTTGCATTTTAGGTACAGACAGACGATAATAGGTCTGCAACTATTGCCATTTGCATTCCAGGGcttaaaacaaataatcacAGGTGATATAAATGATAAAATATGCCAAGCATGAAGACTTGTAATTGCATTTCACTTTTTTAATATTAGAAAGCACAAATTTTATCTGAAGATACTGAActtaaggaaaaaaaatcaacctgTTGAAATCTGAACTCTAATTCTGTCAAAAGATTCTGGAGTCTGTCATGCAACCTTTTGTAATAATATTCCCTTGAAAGTACCATGGCCTCTATATTTCCTTTGCTGAATGTCAATGGAGATGCATAAGATGGACATTTGCTTGAAACCCCACTCCAGCAAGGAAGGAAACTCTCATAATTATGGTTTTTAGGGGCATTGAAAGTACACAATTGAAGCAATTTCGCTAGAACTTGCAGCTGCTGACCAGCTCTGAAAAGTGGAATCACAAAGTCCTTCAAAAAACAAGGAACAGGAACCCCATCTCGTTCCTGAGATATGAATACCAGCCATCAGAACCTTAGAAAGAAGAGATCGACTAATTCACTGAAAAACAGTATGTAACTCCCATGTTCCTAAACTTTAAAACTTAACTAGCATTACCCTGATAGTTGCCAATGGGAAGTCAATAGAGATACCGGTTTCAACATCTGGATAATGAGAGTGAATACATTCCACCAAAAACTCGTCGTAAGGATCGCTAATCTCAGCTTTGAATATCCATGATCTTATAAATCCAAAGTATGGTTCACATGtacgaagaaaaagaaattttagTACAGGCCGATGAGCAGGATCAGCAAcctaaacaaacaaacaaacaaaaagtaTATGAATACATCGGTGATAACACTAGCAGACTCCCATTTAAAAAATCCAAAACACTAATATGTTTGAAGACCAATTTAAGCTCATAAAAGATGCCAATAACCAATTACAAACATGTGCTCAGAGTAAACACAGTTTCAAGCTAACCTGCAGTTGAGTATACAGATACGTGAGTAGGTCACCTCCTCTGTAGAAATTACAAAACTCAGATTTAGCTCTCGCAAGCAACACCTCAATACCAGACGCTGAGTAGCAATCACGAAATCCATACAAGTTGCATATGTTCGCAAGCGATTCAATCCGAGACCTCAAATCCTGAGTGTGCAAATACACCTCCAACAAAGTAACTTCACAATGTACCACACTGTTGAGACACCCCACCGCAGAAGGCAGCGCACTCCGCCTCAACCCCACAGAAGCATACAATGTATCCAAAGCACAAATGTAACCCTCCACAACCTTCCCCACCGCAACGGCGAAAGCCTGATTAACAAGACTATAAGGAGGGCACATCTTCGCCTCATTTCCAGCTTCAACATCGAATTTCGTAAAGTAATCGACAAATTTCCCGAGAAGAAAGACCAGCAAACCTGAGCAGCCTATGGAATGGAGTACATTCCCCAGAGCGTGAGTGCTGGAAGACCTACTCCACAGGCTCGGCACCTCATGGAAGGTCCTGTCCGCCGCATCGGAGCGAAACGCAGCCGAAAGCTTCTGGACACTAACAAGCGACGATTCGAATCCTTGCAGTGCATTCATCGCCAACCGCACCAGACTCGCCTCCTGAAATTGTTCGATTCAGTGAATTGGAGGTTGGAGAAAGCTTTGagtgagagaaagagaggggaCTTACGGAGACGGAGGAGGCGTGGCGGAGGGAGAGAGGGTTGGGTGAAGGGAGATGGAAATGGCCGCTTTCGGAAGGGATGGATTCCCATGAGGTTGGAGGAAGCAGAGGATCTTCGAGATTCAGATTGTGGAGGAATGAGGATGCGAAATCGGTCATCTCCAATTTTGGGAGATTAGGGCTTCTTCCCCAATCGAGTAGAGGAGTTGAGAGAGTGTGTGTAAAAGAGTACCACCCCGCCTAAGTATTTATACGGGAAAATTATGGttttgtttgaggatgaaatacttgtatattattgaatgatatggggcctatatataggcatttacaacaccacaatcccgtaggattcggagtcctaatctactacggagatgctaatctatctcctaacaggaaacctattaggctaagacacacacaagggtagaatagtaattcttctggaacactcccccttgtgtcgcatgcctaggttgcatggtgcacacatcgttgcctcggtaaaaaccttgtcaagcaaaacaaaaacctcttgggtaaaacaaaagcttgatcgaagggaaaaagagcacaacgcaccaactacttaaggatcttaacatgtgatgtagactccccctgaagtctaccaaactctagtgttccgataaacgacgcatgcaaatgctcttcacatgtttcacaaaagtagatttaggcaaagacttagtgaacaaatccgcaacattggattctgaactcacttgattgatctgaacattcaagaacttctgttgttgaacgttgtagaagaacttaggcgaaatatgcttggtgttgtctcccttgatgaaacctaactttgtctgctctatgcaagcagcattatcttcataaatgcacgtaggttgatcagttgtagagactaatccacaagaatcacgaatatggcgaacaagtgatcgtagccaaacacattctttcactgcttcatggagagcgatgatctccgcgtgattcgaagaagtagcaacaagagattgctttgtggatctccaagatatcgccgtattcccaatggtaaacacataaccggtttgagaacgagccttgtgagggtcagagaggtaccctgcgtcggcataaccaactaacaagttgtttggagtctttgcatcgggggatagagctgcacgggaccggtggctgctctcggcgtacggcggcaaggccggcggtcggcgacggcggtggtgtggggagataccgtggcggtgttctctctgcaataggggtagaacaatcccatgtcaatggaacctttcaagtatcgaaacaaatgcttgattccattccaatgacgtagcgtaggtgcggagctaaatctagctaataagttcactgcgaaagatatgtccggtctagtacattgagcaagatacaatagtgccccaatcgcactaaggtatggaacttcaagaccaagaacgtcttcatcatcctctttaggacggaagggatccttcttgatatctagacttcggacgaccatgggagtagacaatggactgcatagatccatattgaaatttcgtcctccctaggtctttcatctcaaattccgacttcagataagacacggtctcttcaatctcatcaagagtaccgattatgttcatgtcatcaacgatgacgaatccggaatttgtctttcgtatgaacacacatgggcatagttcatcattcttgtaaccccttctcaccaagtattgatgcaaccgattgtaccacattcttccggattgctttaacccgtacaacgaacgacgtaatctgactgcatgagcactccgtggtctggaggcacttgatggaggtaaaggtagtccctcaggagctttcatgtatatctctgcgtcaagatccccatagagataagcagtgaccacatccataagctgcatgtttagtctttcggacactaccagactaataaggtagcggaaggtaatgatgtccataacaggagaataagtctcttcatagtcaataccaggtcgttgtgagaatccttgcgccacgagtcttgccttataacgcacgatctcgttcatctcattacgcttacgaacgaagacccatttatgtccaacaggtttgacatctcttggagtcaattcaacctttccgaagacttctcgcttcgctaatgagtcaagttctgcctggattgcttccttccacttcggccaatctgctctgcgttcgcattcagctacaaagcgaggttcaacgtcgtcttcagatatgatctcaagtgcgacggaataagcgaaaacgtcatcaatgcatgtagtggctcggtttcggaccgactgctcacttgtgtagttcactgagatttcgttgttctctggcatcaaacaaggttccatagcgtcccacggaaacacttgagttgattcatggacatagctgtaatcagagacaacttcatacgatggtgattcatcgttgatgacgcgctgtgccttagtcattcgcttctttctaggttttgaatccctagagtttatcggtctccccctttttctttgaggagccgaggccgaagctgctccatgctgggccatctcagcatcgtcgccacaaggggcgccggcaacaccacggcgtacggtggtgccgccgtcggcctccatcccactgtcaggggcggtgccaacgttgctaggtccaggagcttgtcttccacgcccgtatttcgggacatccaaccgtgccggtacgttcgcagcgggtatgtttgatctcgtcactttagcaatatctacaaagccgtcgggcatcgaatccgcgactttctagaggtcgataatgcgttgcacttctaactcactttgagcagtgcggggatcataatgagacatagtggggacacaccacgtcaattcctgacgttcatttggaatgataacattcccatctccccctaacgacgggaagcatgtctcatcaaagtgacaatctgcaaatcttgcagtaaagagatctccggtggttggttctaagtagcggacaatcgttggggaattatagccaacatagatacctaatcgtctctgaggacccatcttagtacgcagcggaggcgtaataggcacataaacggcgcaaccaaagatgcgtaagtgtgaaatattgggttcgtaaccagttaccatctggtacgcactaaacgcttggttagccgcgggtcggaaacgaataagtgtcgctgcatgcaacactgcatatccccacgcagagatcggcaggttagtacccataaccattgcccgagcaacaagctgaatacgcttgatggtagcctctgctagaccgttctgtgaatgaacatgaggaacgggatgttcaacttcgatcccaatagacatgcagtaatcatcaaaagttttggaggtgaattctccagcattatccaaacgaatggatttgatagtataatcggggtggtgagcccgaagtttgatgatctcagctaataacttagcaaatgcagcattccttgtggatagcaatgcgacgtgtgaccaacgcgtcgatgcatcaaccaataccataaaatatcgaaaaggtccgcattctggttgaataggtccacaaatgtcaccttggatacgttgtaagaatggaatgttctcggttgaagccttagcaaaagaaggacttccttgaaatttagcaagagaacaagctttgcaaaacgagcgatgggcatcagaaattgccatggaggcattggaaagcacgggaggcatcgcaagctcctgtgaaggaggggatgccaccaccgacggcatgaaagccgtggagctgccgagtgaggcatgctcggcctcaccatgcggtgcatgggtcggcacggcctcaccgtgcggagcacgggtgaggtgatcctccaatcgcttccgggacttgaaaaatggatgaccatgtgaattcttaagaattctaatcatcatatcacgtccagggtgcccaagacgggcatgccaaagcatataagagtccgaatcacaaaagttgcgttcaaccgcatatgattcaaagatccgaatggaagtaagatacaaaccattcccaagactcttcatcttctctaagatgcggcgatggcctgctttctcagaggtaacacaaagatattcctctccattctcaacataagtatcgaggtgaaaaccattggcacgtatgtccttaaaacttagcaaggtgcggggagacttcggcgcataaagagcgtctacgacgttaagagtcgtaccattaggcaacatgaaagaagcagtgcctcttccttgaatgatggatttcgagccaatcattgtagtcatcgaataagtcgaaaacactagatccgtgaacaactgcctgtgccgtaggacagtgtgggtggttccgcaatcagctagacattcgatttcaccgcgggacatctacaaaatgacaattaagagagtcagcgacacgggaacaattctatacaatacgccgtaggatattttaagaaagggaatcggaacAAAGCGCGattccatcgaatgtatcacatggcaatagtactacattcttcaactaaagagttgggaatcatggtattgaagcagtgaaataccaaacagtaaacgagggtggtagaaaccatccaataatggtgtggaaacacacacaaagagtaccggtgagtgcatataacggacttggagaaaaccggaaaaacaaaccggaaaaccatgtcaaaagaactctaaaccgggtgaattttggacgaggaaaacgtggcagcaggggctgctgcaatatgccggaagaatcacgagaaaacgacgaaaaatcgtcgaaaaactcgGTGGAAAACCGCCGACACCTATTGCCgaaaaaccggccggcggctgtcgaaactggccggtatggaggccgggacttcaggtccgacaggggacgccggcagggACCGAGttgcggtgccggaaacgccgggaaatggccggaagacggcgaatacgccggcaaaacgtgccggaaacgccggaatagtaaccggggccggccaaggcaaaacgacgtcgttttcgacgttccgaggttcgttttccgaattttaagttccaaattcacaatgtagtgctattggggtcccatgtgacccaaaagcgtccaatttaaaaaccacgtgagttgcacacgttgatcatcatgctaagtgtcggataaataaaattctcaaagagatcgtcttgtaagcaagaattgagaaattttattgaatgccaatctttaatacatcactcataaacttctaattccaaaatcaaaagactattacaaagtcaatgaaaataacaatggcggtcggccataacaatacttaaatcataaagctaaagaagctaaaacgactaatcaaagtcgggagtatccatggtagcaaccggaggcctagctttagaagcaaggggctcgggtttcatggagatatggtgagtctcgatctcatggtcctcatccacatgattcgattcgggttgtagaaacttcttgtaggcggagtaagccttgatcatctctttgctagcgcgacaatcgcgattaaagtgcttaaaggagccacatttgaagcatggagacttgccattaccggaagtggaggcattaggaggcgcacggcctccttgaaGTGTGGGACGAGGATGGCCTCCCcctgagggtgcggcgccgccaccatcacgggtccatgtattggaccgaggccgagatcggccttgttgcctcccaccacgagagttgttattttggtgctgatatggagcgttccttgattgattcttttgcttaggagctttcccatagttagcctgtggcgtagaaattcttttagtgccaacaggtctattgttgttgttgaggagaatctcagaatgtctctccttcttagctaagagtgccattaagtcggcaaaagaccggatcttcccttcttctacatgagtgcggtacgtatgagcttgaacctcatagttgattggaaacgtgtccaatgtcttattgagaagatctaggtcggtcttaatgaaaccaacggtgccaagatcggattgcaagcatagcatatcctgattgaaatcatccactctcttatagtccaatagacggatgttatcccatctaacggtcaattcaggaagaagcttatcatgaacgttgttgtaccgcaagcgtagtttgtcccataattcgttaggatcttttacgttcaagtattgcctcttgagagttgcatggatgtgacgtctcataaagatgagagtctgagtcttagccataggtgggaaatcagcaggagggtcggcaaacatgccttcaatccctcggctctcgaacgcgagttccatgtcggaaacccagcggtggtattcctttccttctagatcaagaaggccaaattccggtcgagatggcgatgacatctacaaacacGAATAcagaatcgattagattcaagtataataggaattagaaggggtgacgtatatggtcacaagaaaaatcgatgcaaacggcgatactcatgatcgcacccaaaacagcggtgcactcaggcgaccacacgaaaatcgattaacttccctttcaaaacaatcgtgactcccccaggaccgtcacacagaaaacatcgaccaagaggggaaacccatccctctatagtctcatcggcgttataagaaaggccggaattaagacaagaagaaggctaatagcgcccgatataatgtatctatacgttcaaaagcgggaacgtttataaaaatttaccttgggaGGTTTGTAGCATACGGGAGTAGcgtctcttgagcgaagtccttgcttgtgactttcacgtctcttgcgtgaatatgcgggaggagcaattttgaatgctttgaggcGAGCAGCaggtgcggcgagcggcgagtgcggcgagcggcgaatgctgCGAACagcgaatgcggcgagcggcgaatgcggcgagcggcgaatgcggcgaacggcgaatgcggcgaacggcgaatgcggcgaacggcgagcggcgaatgcggcgagcggcgcgcagcagggctgcggggctgcggggctgcgtgcaggagctgcggggctgcggggctgcgtgcaggagctgcggggctgcagggctgcggggctgcggggctgcagggctgcggggctgcagggctgcggggctgcagggctgcggggctgcagggctgcggggctgcggggctgcagggctgcggggctgcggggctgcagggctgcggggcttgcgagggcaggggctgcgagggcaggggctgcgagggcaggAGCTGCGAGGGCAGCAGGGGGTTGCGGCGACAGCAGGCAGGGGGTTGCGGCGACAGCaggaagggaagaaaaatttcggaaggctctaaaagattcagggtttttagggcttcgtgctgataacgtgtttgaggatgaaatacttgtatattattgaatgatatgggggcctatatataggcatttacaacaccacaatcccgtaggattcggagtcctaatctactacggagatgctaatctatctcctaacaggaaacctattaggctaagacacacacaagggtaaaatagtaattctcccggaacaggtTTTGAATTTTAAGGGGTGTATTCAACTAGGATTCTATAggattttcttgtatttgaagaatcttttgaaatcttgtggtattcaattaagattttaaataatccattgaaatctcaaggtattcaattaagatttcaaaaactcCTATGAATTCTGGTGGTATTCAAAAAtagattgattttgaatgatttcatttattagttgattttgttggattttgaagtatttttacactatatcatgcttgttagaaatcaagcatctagacatgagattttgatgtattctctctctctctctctctctctctctctctctctctcaataagatcgaaattttttatgttcttaatcatgtgtttattttaattgctcaatccaattttctgggtttttcttgtgatttggtataattgttgtaggcaaaaaagaaatgatggtTGTTTTTATACTTGTACTAATAGTTGTTTtgctaaaaaaatcaattgtataacaatcaaatttcagattttagAATACTATTGAATGTTAATTGGGTGAAAGTTTATAAAATTGTTATTATATCTTTGATCCTCATTCAAGATAGTTGCACCTTTGTGATATTGACCTTGTACCTTTGTTTTATAGATGCTTATGGAAGTTTATAGAATTGAATCAAACTCATGTGACTCTAGCATTATGTAAAAATGAGATATTAATCACTAATAATACATAGAGATGTTTGTTATTGCTTAACATGTATGTATAAAGAAGTCGTTCCGATGAATTTTCTCctgaaatagaaaatgatgaagaacttGATATGGAAGACGAGAATCTTGAACTATTTTCTCAAAGTCAACTACAACAAAGAGCAGAGGTTAATGTTTGGAGACTTAATATTATTGAAGTTATGTGGGAAGATAGACCACGAAATGGTGATAATGAAAGTCAAGAAGATAACAATGATATTGAAGGCAATGcgaatgaaaataatgaggGCAATGCGAATGAGAGGGATCATGAAGACTATGATGACAATGAGGTTGGAATGGATGAGTATGCAGCCTCTTAATGTACTTTTCTGATTGTCTTTGCAATTTTCACTATGTAAtatttggttgtttttatatttttattattttgtaaaatacattattattttgtaatttgttaaaaaagaaaaccaacttattaatttttcatgttatatattttattatttaataataatataaaaatcatacatgcacttgtgaaatccaagcaaatcaagacaaatctgataaatacaatacaatgaaatctggCTGAATCTATGTGGAGTTGAAATAATCTATGGATTTTCAGAATTCATTGATTATGATAAATCAATCAGAATCATTTGAAATCAGAGTTGAATACACCCCCCTAAATGTCGACCATACCCGAGAGTGTTTTCGACGATTATGTACTCTATGGTAAATAGCACCGACACGGACCCGAGTGTTTGTATTGGACACAATTCGATatgtagacacggcatatataaatttttttagaaacggacacgtggtggacacattaattaaatattattttttatatttatttatttatttatttaaaaattaatttataaatttgaaagtatttagaattttagatatatatatacagtccctatccagagtgaagcttcactctgaaatttcatagtgaagttccaattttggcacacttttcggtcaaattttttcaccataaatgattcaatatttagatatgctattcaagatcatctctacaaaatttcacctaattcggacatcattaaggtattgaaattagattaaatcaatgaatgaattaaaactgttcaacgtgaaccgttcgtgtaaatctcaattttgaaagctcaaaccattgtcaaattggataaaactttgtagagatgatcttgaataacatacctaaatattgaatcacttatggtgaaaaaatttgaccgaaaagtgtgccaaaattggaacttcactctgaaatttcagagtgaagcttcactctggatagggaccgtatatatatatatatatatcaaagtgtgcattaaaatgatgaaaacataacttgttagaatgactAAGGACTTGATGAGTACATTGGttaaccaaggttcgaatcccaccacaagcataaatataacaaaaactgaatctgttggaatgattgaggagttgttgagtgccttggatgaccaatgTTTGAATCTCACCATAAgtactttcacttttattatgagttggtgtgtgtccgcgtgtccgagATTCAGATACTCGCGTATCCAGACCGTGTCCAAAGTTAGTTCgagtgtccgtgtcggacacacAATACATTGCCTA encodes:
- the LOC126788785 gene encoding uncharacterized protein LOC126788785, giving the protein MTDFASSFLHNLNLEDPLLPPTSWESIPSESGHFHLPSPNPLSLRHASSVSEASLVRLAMNALQGFESSLVSVQKLSAAFRSDAADRTFHEVPSLWSRSSSTHALGNVLHSIGCSGLLVFLLGKFVDYFTKFDVEAGNEAKMCPPYSLVNQAFAVAVGKVVEGYICALDTLYASVGLRRSALPSAVGCLNSVVHCEVTLLEVYLHTQDLRSRIESLANICNLYGFRDCYSASGIEVLLARAKSEFCNFYRGGDLLTYLYTQLQVADPAHRPVLKFLFLRTCEPYFGFIRSWIFKAEISDPYDEFLVECIHSHYPDVETGISIDFPLATIRERDGVPVPCFLKDFVIPLFRAGQQLQVLAKLLQLCTFNAPKNHNYESFLPCWSGVSSKCPSYASPLTFSKGNIEAMVLSREYYYKRLHDRLQNLLTELEFRFQQVVPQESVPALLDYSGRSSAIAVLIPPLDDRFIAPSTDDDRESNVLDDDMDSDELSSRDGVRHNADAYESSECSSSTLSEEQNIYQNMTGFPSHTLGEDQTYLSALSFSMSTPVDTLQKPHRCADSCLLDENSRIGERKDACKHSHHKCLLTSQILDDQFSDCVTDKDRLERDYFEKQSVMDLEYKEGLKSHPTDFASQVNERIMGALKEGSSYFRKTILDSNALIEEAFGNVGPQKASYASDTFALRQLKVNYHNKFLSMNPMLTKNNFLHLTSRPGECCESDIGDSLPYFNFSQIKDPCKVFPVKVPVGLMDANASTTSVRSDHPVKQSFAKDDVLIERTIVSNLLPSADSTSDSKGDATVTNVSGGSCWESLLGRFNDTVVNKVEDYSESLTAIFDIPLDFIIDKCVLQEIMFQYKYVSKLTIKLLEEGFELQEHLLALRRYHFMELADWADLFIMSLWNHKWSITQADHRLSEIQSFLESSVQRSSCERDRNKDRLFVYLKGHDAVPLSASAIGVHSFNFLGLGYRVDWPISIVLTPDALKIYAKIFSFLIQVKLALFSLTDVWCQLKDLFHLASWNSHSEEHEKELSHFKALVKMRHQVHHFVSTLQQYVESQLSHVSWCRFLYSLKHKVKDMMDLQSVHMAYLLDSLHICFLSDETRPIACIIESILQCALDFRSCLTGRVCDAGTGQANLIARLSGINISQVISIKHTFDKSIKELHFCYLRSPKHGEFGLSHFWEYLNYNKYYSDTASMV